From a region of the Ostrinia nubilalis chromosome 18, ilOstNubi1.1, whole genome shotgun sequence genome:
- the LOC135080425 gene encoding uncharacterized protein LOC135080425 has translation MQKLVILAACIAAASAATPWNSGLSVRFGVGLTGWGSSFFISVPQTLSDAKNSRWVETARPDGPLSSLVMLCPSQDDVVLCALYDDNDDVAGLQVALPTDSYTDAALDWETQGYTSWTAPENSSGDVRTYWTLQQYFVSEATLRKSKEERRASRSLSRGVLQEDAVWVTGFNGDLVKISGNATEVTDTATSLFTEQACVILMGRHYYYNMSPTTECSSSTLLPWFPLLDVRTEQLIGTGFMSFGKLPASALVKDYFERPTESDVKMIVPNGPDCIYELAASPGLVTMHIYYVDSPWLINCINN, from the exons CTCCCTGGAACAGTGGACTTAGCG TCCGTTTCGGGGTTGGTCTTACCGGTTGGGGTTCATCCTTCTTCATCTCCGTCCCGCAAACTCTGTCCGACGCCAAGAACTCCCGTTGGGTGGAGACCGCCAGGCCCGATGGCCCTCTCAGTAGCCTGGTGATGCTGTGCCCCTCACAGGACGATGTGGTCCTCTGCGCCCTCTATGATGACAACGATGATGTTGCTGGTCTGCAAGTTGCT CTGCCCACTGACAGCTACACCGACGCTGCTCTGGACTGGGAAACCCAAGGCTACACGAGCTGGACTGCGCCCGAAAACTCCAGTGGTGATGTCAGGACTTACTGGACCTTGCAGCAGTACTTTGTCTCTGAAG CTACCCTGAGAAAGAGCAAAGAGGAGCGCCGCGCCTCCCGCTCCCTCAGCCGTGGGGTGTTGCAAGAGGACGCCGTGTGGGTCACCGGCTTCAACGGGGACCTGGTTAAGATCTCCGGCAACGCCACCGAGGTCACCGACACCGCCACCTCCCTGTTCACTGAACAGGCCTGCGTCATTCTCATGG GTCGCCACTACTACTACAACATGTCGCCCACCACCGAGTGCTCGTCCTCCACGCTGCTGCCGTGGTTCCCACTTCTGGACGTGCGCACTGAACAGCTGATCGGTACGGGCTTCATGTCGTTCGGCAAGCTGCCCGCTTCGGCCCTCGTCAAGGACTACTTCGAAAGACCCACTGAGAGTGACGTCAAG atGATCGTGCCCAACGGTCCCGACTGTATCTACGAGCTGGCGGCGAGCCCCGGCCTGGTCACTATGCACATCTACTACGTGGATTCACCCTGGCTCATCAACTGCATCAACAACTAG